One genomic segment of Actinoplanes ianthinogenes includes these proteins:
- a CDS encoding zinc-dependent alcohol dehydrogenase, translated as MKALQWEGVNKLAVGTVPDPELRNPGDIIVKVKRTVTCGSDLHLLGGYIPFMEKGDVIGHEFLGEVVETGPDVRNHRVGDRVVVSSFISCGNCWYCDQKLYSLCDNGNTNPAITETLWGQAPSGCFGYSHAMGGNAGSHAEFIRVPFADVGAFTVPDAVSDERALFASDSASTGWMGADLSGVKPGDVVAIWGAGAVGQMAARAAVLLGAERVIVIDRLENRLRQVRQHVGAETLNYEKADVAGELRERSGGRGPDVCIEAVGMEAHTSGPQFAYDQIKLQLRLQTDRPIAVREAIHACRKGGSVFVLGVYAGFVDKFPLGALMNKGLTVRGAQMHGQRYIPMLLDRMAKGELVTEYLATHVLPLDRAPEGYRLFKEKEDDCVRAVFLP; from the coding sequence GTGAAGGCGTTGCAGTGGGAGGGCGTCAACAAGCTCGCCGTCGGTACCGTCCCGGATCCGGAGCTGCGCAACCCGGGCGACATCATCGTCAAGGTCAAGCGGACCGTGACCTGCGGCTCCGACCTGCACCTGCTGGGCGGGTACATCCCGTTCATGGAGAAGGGCGACGTCATCGGGCACGAGTTCCTCGGTGAGGTGGTGGAGACCGGGCCGGACGTGCGCAACCACCGGGTCGGTGACCGGGTGGTGGTCTCCTCGTTCATCTCCTGCGGCAACTGCTGGTACTGCGACCAGAAGCTCTACTCGCTCTGCGACAACGGCAACACCAACCCGGCGATCACCGAGACGCTCTGGGGCCAGGCGCCCAGCGGCTGCTTCGGGTACTCGCACGCGATGGGCGGCAACGCCGGCAGCCACGCCGAGTTCATCCGGGTGCCGTTCGCCGACGTCGGCGCGTTCACCGTGCCGGACGCGGTGAGCGACGAGCGCGCGCTGTTCGCCTCCGACTCGGCGTCGACCGGCTGGATGGGCGCCGATCTGTCCGGGGTGAAGCCGGGCGACGTGGTCGCCATCTGGGGCGCCGGCGCGGTCGGGCAGATGGCCGCGCGGGCCGCGGTGCTGCTCGGCGCCGAGCGGGTGATCGTCATCGACCGCCTGGAGAACCGGCTGCGGCAGGTGCGGCAGCACGTCGGCGCGGAGACCCTGAATTACGAGAAGGCCGACGTCGCCGGGGAGCTGCGCGAGCGCAGCGGCGGCCGGGGACCGGACGTCTGCATCGAGGCGGTCGGCATGGAGGCGCACACGTCCGGCCCGCAGTTCGCCTACGACCAGATCAAGCTGCAGCTGCGGTTGCAGACCGACCGTCCGATCGCGGTCCGCGAGGCGATCCACGCCTGCCGCAAGGGTGGCTCGGTGTTCGTCCTCGGCGTCTACGCCGGCTTCGTCGACAAGTTCCCGCTCGGCGCCCTGATGAACAAGGGCTTGACGGTACGCGGTGCGCAGATGCACGGGCAGCGCTACATCCCGATGCTGCTGGACCGGATGGCCAAGGGTGAACTGGTGACGGAGTACCTGGCCACGCACGTGCTGCCGCTCGACCGGGCGCCGGAGGGCTACCGCCTCTTCAAGGAGAAGGAGGACGACTGCGTCCGCGCCGTCTTCCTGCCCTGA
- a CDS encoding LacI family DNA-binding transcriptional regulator encodes MSGSPHPARATSADVARLAGVSRATVSFVLNDTEPGRVSDATRAKVRAAAEQLGYVGHAAARALRAGRSNLVLMPATQAAIGRLVSDWLDDLQQALHEHGYTLVLHGGRGADPVEVARVWAEMRPAAVLAPGPGLSPAAVELLHTAGVRAVIATGGEPVPGAHTVIFRQDELGRLAAAHLIERGRRRLAVLMPRERGLDVFAEERLAGVRAAAQGRDVEVTPVPLGYDWDEALALARSWPGLDGVFGYNDEYALLLIRALQEVGRAVPGEVSVAGADDLLLARIAQPALTSVRIELGAATELAALVHRMIEEPAEPGVVDTIRMHLIIRDST; translated from the coding sequence ATGTCCGGATCCCCCCACCCCGCCCGCGCGACCAGCGCCGACGTCGCCCGCCTGGCCGGGGTGTCCCGCGCGACCGTCTCGTTCGTCCTCAACGACACCGAGCCCGGCCGGGTCAGCGACGCCACCCGGGCCAAGGTCCGGGCCGCCGCCGAGCAGCTGGGCTATGTCGGCCACGCCGCCGCCCGCGCCCTGCGCGCCGGGCGCAGCAACCTGGTGCTGATGCCGGCCACCCAGGCGGCGATCGGCCGGCTGGTCAGCGACTGGCTCGACGACCTGCAACAGGCGCTGCACGAGCACGGCTACACGCTGGTCCTGCACGGCGGCCGCGGCGCCGACCCGGTCGAGGTGGCACGGGTCTGGGCGGAGATGCGGCCCGCCGCGGTGCTCGCGCCCGGCCCCGGGCTCAGCCCGGCCGCCGTCGAGCTGCTGCACACGGCCGGGGTGCGTGCGGTCATCGCGACCGGCGGCGAGCCGGTGCCCGGCGCGCACACGGTGATCTTCCGGCAGGACGAGCTGGGCCGGCTCGCCGCCGCCCACCTGATCGAGCGGGGCCGCCGGCGCCTGGCCGTGCTGATGCCCCGGGAGCGCGGGCTCGACGTGTTCGCGGAGGAGCGGCTGGCCGGTGTGCGAGCGGCCGCGCAGGGCCGCGACGTCGAGGTGACACCCGTCCCGCTGGGCTACGACTGGGATGAGGCACTCGCGCTGGCCCGCTCCTGGCCGGGCCTCGACGGCGTCTTCGGCTACAACGACGAGTACGCGCTACTGCTGATCCGAGCCTTGCAGGAGGTGGGCCGTGCGGTGCCGGGGGAGGTGTCGGTGGCCGGCGCCGACGATCTGCTGCTGGCCCGGATCGCCCAGCCGGCGCTCACCTCGGTGCGCATCGAGCTGGGCGCCGCCACCGAGCTGGCCGCGCTGGTGCACCGGATGATCGAGGAGCCGGCCGAGCCCGGCGTGGTCGACACGATCCGCATGCACTTGATCATCCGCGACTCCACCTGA
- a CDS encoding WYL domain-containing protein: protein MRARPGTTAEQLAAALAVTERAARRYVEILREAGIPVESVRGPYGGYRLGRGTRLPPVVFTEEQALGLVMAVLDASNADEVVGEALGKVIRALPEGVGRQAGALRAYAAIAPDPRAARTDPATASALVAAVAERRRVIVTYRRESGGEFDAEVDPWAVVVRYGRWYLLCLSHRATAIRTYRIDRIRAVHRTPHRFTPPDGLDPVAALEENLGKGWRFATRVLFHAPFAQVAPWIRPPMGTLAEHGDRCLLTGSTRNPAMYAQEWLAAVPFDFTVEGGPELRAAVATVADRFRRAIEEVAGPTAG from the coding sequence TTGCGGGCCCGGCCGGGGACGACGGCCGAGCAGCTGGCCGCCGCGCTGGCGGTGACCGAGCGGGCCGCCCGGCGCTATGTCGAGATCCTGCGCGAGGCCGGCATCCCGGTCGAGTCGGTGCGCGGGCCGTACGGCGGCTATCGGCTGGGGCGCGGGACGCGGCTCCCGCCGGTCGTGTTCACCGAGGAGCAGGCACTCGGGCTGGTGATGGCGGTGCTGGACGCGAGCAACGCCGACGAGGTGGTCGGCGAGGCGCTCGGGAAGGTGATCCGGGCGCTGCCGGAGGGAGTGGGGCGGCAGGCGGGGGCGCTGCGGGCGTACGCCGCGATCGCACCCGATCCCCGAGCGGCCCGGACCGATCCGGCCACCGCGAGCGCCCTGGTCGCCGCCGTCGCCGAACGGCGGCGCGTGATCGTCACCTACCGCCGCGAGAGCGGCGGCGAGTTCGACGCCGAGGTCGATCCGTGGGCGGTCGTGGTCCGCTACGGCCGGTGGTATCTGCTGTGCCTCTCGCATCGCGCCACCGCGATCCGGACCTATCGGATCGACCGGATCCGGGCGGTCCACCGGACGCCGCACCGGTTCACCCCGCCGGACGGCCTGGACCCGGTCGCCGCCCTGGAGGAGAACCTCGGCAAGGGCTGGCGGTTCGCCACCCGGGTGCTGTTCCACGCCCCGTTCGCGCAGGTCGCACCATGGATCCGCCCGCCGATGGGCACCCTCGCCGAGCACGGCGACCGGTGCCTGCTGACCGGCAGCACCCGCAACCCGGCGATGTACGCCCAGGAGTGGCTGGCCGCCGTCCCGTTCGACTTCACCGTCGAGGGCGGGCCGGAGCTGCGTGCCGCGGTGGCCACCGTCGCCGACCGGTTCCGCCGCGCGATCGAGGAGGTTGCCGGGCCCACGGCTGGGTAA
- a CDS encoding alpha/beta fold hydrolase, protein MQLNTRTWGDGEKTALLVHGIMSDSRTWHRVGPRLAELGYRVTAVDLRGHGGSPRGSYSPQEWADDLVETVSGHVDLAVGHSLGAVALALAVDRLDCARAVYSDPAWLAAQAGAPVDARMFKKFKSATRQQIVDFNPHWDPADVDVELATLAV, encoded by the coding sequence ATGCAGCTCAATACACGTACCTGGGGAGACGGCGAGAAGACCGCGCTCCTGGTGCACGGGATCATGTCCGACTCGCGGACCTGGCACCGGGTCGGCCCCCGGCTCGCCGAACTCGGGTACCGGGTGACCGCGGTCGACCTGCGCGGCCACGGCGGGAGCCCGCGCGGTTCGTACAGCCCGCAGGAGTGGGCGGACGACCTGGTGGAGACCGTGTCCGGCCACGTCGACCTGGCGGTCGGGCACTCACTGGGCGCGGTGGCGCTCGCGCTGGCGGTGGACCGGCTCGACTGCGCGCGGGCGGTCTACAGCGATCCGGCCTGGCTCGCGGCGCAGGCCGGGGCGCCGGTCGACGCGCGGATGTTCAAGAAGTTCAAGTCCGCGACCCGGCAACAGATCGTCGACTTCAACCCGCACTGGGATCCGGCCGACGTCGACGTCGAACTGGCCACCCTCGCCGTCTAG
- a CDS encoding NAD(P)H-hydrate dehydratase, translated as MPTRPEIITPRLLREWPLPDPQGGKEARGTVLVVGGSRFNPGAVLLAGEAALRAGAGRLQLAVADETAIPLSIAVPEAKVVGFPSGGEPLPEPVTELAAEADVILIGPGLDDIEQTGALLRQVLGAAGPEAGVTLDAYALGALSRDPSLLRQRRAVLTPNLTEAEHLLGRPPGDDLGAASRALAERYRAVVSLFGHIADPDGGLWREESADVGLGTSGSGDVRAGIVAGLLGRGAEPAQAACWAAFAHAVGGQRLAPRHGRTGFLARELVDEVAFTLATV; from the coding sequence GTGCCGACCCGGCCTGAGATCATCACTCCGCGGCTGCTGCGCGAGTGGCCCCTGCCGGATCCGCAGGGTGGCAAGGAGGCCCGCGGCACGGTGCTGGTGGTCGGCGGGTCCCGGTTCAACCCGGGCGCCGTGCTACTGGCCGGCGAGGCCGCGCTGCGGGCCGGCGCCGGGCGGTTGCAGCTGGCGGTCGCCGACGAGACCGCGATCCCGTTGAGCATCGCCGTCCCGGAGGCCAAGGTGGTCGGTTTCCCGTCCGGTGGCGAGCCGCTGCCGGAGCCGGTGACCGAGCTGGCGGCGGAGGCCGACGTGATCCTGATCGGTCCCGGCCTGGACGACATCGAGCAGACCGGCGCCCTGCTGCGGCAGGTGCTGGGCGCGGCCGGCCCGGAGGCCGGGGTGACCCTGGACGCGTACGCCCTGGGCGCGCTGAGCCGCGATCCGTCCCTGCTGCGCCAGCGCCGCGCGGTGCTCACCCCGAACCTGACCGAGGCCGAGCACCTGCTCGGCCGGCCCCCGGGCGACGACCTGGGCGCCGCGAGCCGCGCGCTGGCCGAGCGTTACCGGGCGGTGGTCTCGCTCTTCGGCCACATCGCCGACCCGGACGGCGGCCTGTGGCGGGAGGAGAGCGCCGACGTCGGCCTGGGCACCTCGGGCAGCGGCGACGTCCGCGCCGGGATCGTCGCCGGGCTGCTCGGCCGCGGCGCCGAGCCGGCTCAGGCGGCCTGCTGGGCGGCGTTCGCCCACGCGGTCGGCGGCCAGCGTCTCGCGCCGCGGCACGGCCGCACCGGATTCCTGGCCCGGGAGCTGGTCGACGAGGTCGCTTTCACCCTTGCCACCGTTTGA
- a CDS encoding L-type lectin-domain containing protein: MRRIWKSCGGGALSAVFLVMTSSPAVADVDYPNFGDAGALSLNGSAAVVRTGPGRVPVLRLTDGGYEQMGSAWSGARIDLTESFDTTFEVLLDGRAPGADGIAFVVQASGPRALGGWGGGLGYRGLKHSVAVEFDDYRNAPDPSDNHVGLVVNNNPDHHLVTAESPVPLFGAPFRARVVHDPASRKLRVYLGGPGGEAEPHLVVDRTLDLRESVGAATAWVGFTGSTGYVHSTQDILSWSLTTTSGTGR, translated from the coding sequence ATGCGACGAATCTGGAAGTCCTGCGGCGGCGGCGCACTGTCCGCCGTCTTCCTGGTGATGACCTCTAGTCCGGCGGTCGCCGACGTCGACTATCCGAACTTCGGTGACGCCGGCGCGCTGAGCCTCAACGGCTCCGCCGCCGTGGTCCGGACCGGTCCCGGCCGGGTGCCGGTGCTGCGGCTGACCGACGGCGGTTACGAGCAGATGGGTTCGGCCTGGTCCGGCGCGCGGATCGACCTCACCGAGTCCTTCGACACGACGTTCGAGGTGCTGCTGGACGGCCGCGCGCCGGGTGCCGACGGCATCGCGTTCGTGGTGCAGGCGTCCGGGCCGCGGGCGCTCGGCGGCTGGGGCGGCGGCCTCGGATATCGCGGCCTGAAACACAGCGTGGCGGTCGAATTCGACGATTATCGGAATGCGCCGGATCCGAGCGACAATCACGTCGGACTGGTGGTCAACAACAATCCGGACCATCACCTGGTCACCGCGGAATCACCGGTCCCGTTGTTCGGGGCGCCGTTCCGGGCGCGGGTCGTCCACGACCCGGCGAGCCGGAAACTGCGGGTCTATCTGGGCGGGCCGGGTGGCGAGGCGGAACCGCACCTGGTGGTCGACCGCACCCTGGACCTGCGGGAGAGTGTCGGTGCGGCGACGGCCTGGGTCGGCTTCACCGGGTCCACCGGCTATGTCCACTCGACCCAGGACATCCTGTCCTGGTCCCTGACGACCACGTCCGGGACCGGCCGATAG
- a CDS encoding BatC protein: MGLSDQEIISSDPDGLNGEGPADGGANPTGHDGGADGGAGKEGPADGGADPAAVDGGADGGASGEGPADGGANPAGHDGGADGPAA; encoded by the coding sequence ATGGGACTCAGTGATCAGGAAATCATCAGCTCCGACCCGGACGGCCTGAACGGCGAGGGCCCGGCCGACGGTGGCGCGAACCCGACCGGCCACGACGGCGGTGCTGACGGCGGCGCCGGCAAGGAGGGTCCCGCCGACGGCGGCGCCGACCCGGCCGCGGTCGACGGCGGCGCCGACGGTGGCGCCTCCGGCGAGGGCCCGGCCGACGGCGGCGCGAACCCGGCCGGTCACGACGGCGGCGCCGACGGCCCCGCTGCCTGA
- a CDS encoding AI-2E family transporter → MSWTHTVWDRARATLAAAASRNVPPPFTVGPELQDTTTPVVVVNNRPSSADVLPRGVRTAGAWAWRFILFVVAAYLFLRVVALLHVMLIPVAVATLLAALFQPLSATLVRNGMKKSLAAGLVLVAALVLVFGGLGLIVRTFISQLDDLSARVEGGLAEVQSWLHRGPLHLSDAQLDQYLEKAREQFAASQGSLTTGALSTATTVGEVLTGFFLVLFTLFFFLRDGGQIWSFLCRLLPRDARVPTARAGHYAWHTLISYARGTVLVAFIDAVGIGIGLLVFRVPLALPLAALIFLGAFIPVVGATVTGAIAVLVALVANGPVTAISILAVVIAVQQLEGHVLQPLIMGRAVALHPLAVILAIAAGVVVAGIVGGLIAVPLLAVLNTAIRYLVDHPSGEPTPDREPPGTEPTDDDEAEAEDAAEATARSADPATPPPAETSVAPARG, encoded by the coding sequence ATGAGCTGGACACACACCGTCTGGGACCGCGCCCGGGCGACGCTGGCCGCGGCGGCCAGCCGCAACGTTCCGCCGCCGTTCACGGTCGGTCCCGAGTTGCAGGACACCACCACACCCGTGGTGGTGGTCAACAACCGGCCGAGCAGCGCCGACGTCCTGCCCCGCGGGGTGCGTACGGCCGGCGCCTGGGCCTGGCGCTTCATCCTCTTCGTCGTCGCCGCCTACCTGTTCCTGCGCGTCGTCGCGCTGCTGCACGTGATGCTCATCCCGGTCGCCGTCGCCACCCTGCTGGCCGCCCTGTTCCAGCCGCTCAGCGCGACCCTGGTCCGCAACGGCATGAAGAAGTCCCTGGCCGCCGGCCTGGTCCTGGTCGCCGCGCTGGTGCTGGTCTTCGGCGGTCTGGGACTGATCGTGCGGACCTTCATCAGCCAGCTCGACGACCTCTCGGCCCGGGTCGAGGGCGGCCTCGCCGAGGTGCAGAGCTGGCTGCACCGCGGCCCGCTGCACCTCTCCGACGCGCAGCTCGACCAATACCTGGAGAAGGCGCGGGAGCAGTTCGCCGCGAGCCAGGGGTCGCTCACCACCGGGGCGCTCAGCACCGCGACCACGGTGGGGGAGGTGCTCACCGGGTTCTTCCTGGTGCTGTTCACGCTCTTCTTCTTCCTCCGGGACGGCGGCCAGATCTGGTCGTTCCTGTGCCGGCTGCTGCCCCGCGACGCCCGCGTCCCGACCGCCCGGGCCGGGCACTACGCGTGGCACACGCTGATCTCGTACGCCCGCGGCACCGTCCTGGTCGCCTTCATCGACGCGGTCGGCATCGGCATCGGCCTGCTCGTCTTCCGGGTGCCGCTGGCCCTGCCGCTGGCCGCCCTGATCTTCCTGGGCGCGTTCATCCCGGTCGTCGGCGCCACCGTCACCGGCGCGATCGCCGTGCTGGTCGCGCTGGTCGCGAACGGCCCGGTCACCGCGATCAGCATCCTGGCCGTGGTGATCGCGGTGCAGCAGCTGGAGGGGCACGTCCTCCAGCCGCTGATCATGGGACGGGCGGTGGCGCTGCACCCGCTCGCGGTGATCCTGGCGATCGCGGCCGGGGTGGTGGTGGCCGGGATCGTCGGCGGGCTGATCGCGGTGCCGCTGCTCGCCGTGCTGAACACCGCGATCCGCTACCTGGTCGACCACCCGTCCGGTGAACCCACCCCGGACCGCGAGCCGCCCGGCA
- a CDS encoding alpha/beta fold hydrolase → MSAERIVLVGGLWLDSSVWTEVVAELDKRGREAVPVHLPADRDTALADQLAAVLAAVEEAPGRVVLAGHSAACGLAWLAADARPDRIAKVALIGGWPAKEGGAYADFFPIADGFMAFPGWAPFEGADAADLDERQRQAFAAAAVPVPEAVARGTVRYASRRRYDIPVTLICPEYTPAQARAWLDAGELPELPEVKHLDMLDLDSGHWPMLTRPAELASLLASL, encoded by the coding sequence ATGAGTGCTGAACGAATCGTTCTCGTCGGTGGCCTGTGGCTGGACTCCTCGGTCTGGACCGAGGTGGTCGCCGAGCTGGACAAGCGAGGTCGTGAGGCGGTGCCGGTGCACCTGCCCGCCGACCGGGACACCGCCCTGGCCGACCAGCTGGCCGCGGTCCTGGCGGCCGTCGAGGAGGCCCCGGGCCGGGTGGTCCTGGCCGGTCACTCCGCCGCGTGCGGCCTGGCCTGGCTGGCCGCCGACGCCCGCCCGGACCGGATCGCGAAGGTCGCCCTGATCGGCGGCTGGCCCGCCAAGGAGGGCGGTGCCTACGCCGACTTCTTCCCGATCGCCGACGGCTTCATGGCGTTCCCCGGCTGGGCCCCGTTCGAGGGCGCCGACGCCGCCGATCTGGACGAGCGGCAGCGTCAGGCCTTCGCCGCCGCGGCCGTCCCGGTGCCCGAGGCCGTGGCGCGCGGCACGGTCCGCTACGCGAGCCGGCGACGGTACGACATCCCGGTCACCCTGATCTGCCCGGAGTACACCCCGGCCCAGGCCCGCGCATGGCTCGACGCCGGCGAGCTGCCCGAGCTGCCCGAGGTCAAGCACCTGGACATGCTCGACCTCGACTCCGGTCACTGGCCGATGCTCACCCGCCCGGCCGAGCTGGCCTCCCTGCTCGCGTCCCTCTGA
- a CDS encoding MFS transporter → MSLTTTSTERGLLPHLLLGNVAMYTVYLGIGGVLVPAQVAAIDPAHKVTSLGLVAGVSAVFATLFNPIAGALSDRTGRRNPWILGGGLAALAVFVLLGHAGTVLLVTVGWCLGQAAMNVYQAALTAVVPDRVPAQRRGVASAVVGLGVPIGGTIGVAIASATIGTPSTGYLVLGVIVAGAALVFSLFTRERRQPPRAAAGLGEQVRVFLSCLAHHDFRWAFIGRALLVLGYFTVSAYQLYILTDHIRLLAGLTPAAAVAVLTPISMGAMALATVAGGVLSDRLDRRKIFIGVSAVLAGAVMLIPLVSPTWTGMLLFGGLNGLAFGCFMAVDTALVTLVLPRAEDAARDLGVLNIANAGPQIVAPFVASVIVTAAGYGELFLIGGALSVLGALAIIPVRSVR, encoded by the coding sequence ATGAGCCTCACCACAACCTCCACCGAGCGCGGTCTGCTGCCGCACCTGCTGCTCGGCAATGTCGCCATGTACACCGTCTACCTGGGCATCGGCGGCGTGCTGGTGCCCGCCCAGGTGGCGGCCATCGACCCGGCGCACAAGGTGACCAGCCTCGGGCTGGTCGCCGGCGTCAGCGCCGTCTTCGCCACGCTCTTCAACCCGATCGCCGGCGCGCTCTCCGACCGCACCGGCCGGCGCAACCCGTGGATCCTCGGCGGCGGGCTCGCCGCCCTGGCCGTCTTCGTCCTGCTCGGGCACGCCGGCACGGTGCTGCTGGTGACCGTCGGCTGGTGTCTGGGCCAGGCCGCGATGAACGTCTACCAGGCCGCGCTCACCGCGGTGGTGCCCGACCGGGTGCCGGCGCAGCGGCGGGGCGTCGCCTCCGCCGTCGTCGGGCTCGGCGTGCCGATCGGCGGCACGATCGGGGTGGCGATCGCCTCGGCCACGATCGGCACGCCGAGCACCGGATACCTCGTGCTCGGCGTGATCGTGGCGGGCGCGGCGCTGGTGTTCAGCCTGTTCACCAGGGAGCGCCGGCAGCCGCCGCGCGCCGCGGCCGGCCTCGGCGAGCAGGTCCGGGTCTTCCTGTCCTGCCTCGCGCACCACGACTTCCGCTGGGCCTTCATCGGGCGGGCGCTGCTGGTGCTCGGGTACTTCACGGTCAGCGCGTACCAGCTCTACATCCTCACCGACCACATCCGGCTGCTGGCCGGGCTGACCCCGGCCGCGGCGGTCGCCGTGCTCACCCCGATCTCGATGGGGGCGATGGCACTCGCCACCGTCGCCGGCGGCGTCCTCTCCGACCGGCTCGACCGCCGCAAAATCTTCATCGGTGTCTCGGCGGTGCTGGCCGGTGCCGTCATGCTGATCCCGCTGGTCAGCCCCACCTGGACCGGCATGCTGCTGTTCGGCGGCCTGAACGGCCTCGCCTTCGGCTGCTTCATGGCGGTCGACACCGCCCTGGTCACCCTGGTCCTCCCCCGGGCCGAGGACGCCGCGCGCGACCTCGGCGTGCTGAACATCGCCAACGCCGGTCCGCAGATCGTCGCGCCGTTCGTCGCCTCGGTGATCGTGACGGCGGCCGGTTACGGCGAACTCTTCCTGATCGGCGGCGCGCTCTCCGTGCTGGGCGCGCTCGCCATCATCCCCGTCCGCAGCGTCCGCTGA
- a CDS encoding histidine phosphatase family protein yields the protein MGQFAWLGIVRHGQSIGNIAAARAERAAAEVIDLAERDADVPLSPTGRHQAEAVAAFLAKQDPQPGLALVSPYLRARQTAELALAGTRIPMVVDERLRDRELGVLDLLTNAGVLARFPDEAVRRAHLGKYYYRPPGGENWADVQLRLRSLLRELREDHPGGRILLFAHEATVWLIRALAEELAEPELMALTRSEAIANCSVSSWCGDGVSLSPERFNDVAHLQDHGAPPTEQEEVRADPA from the coding sequence ATGGGGCAGTTCGCGTGGCTGGGCATCGTGCGGCACGGGCAGAGCATCGGCAACATCGCGGCGGCGCGGGCGGAACGCGCCGCCGCGGAAGTGATCGACCTGGCCGAGCGGGACGCCGACGTGCCGCTCTCACCGACCGGGCGACATCAGGCCGAGGCGGTCGCCGCGTTCCTCGCCAAGCAGGACCCGCAGCCCGGCCTGGCGCTGGTCTCGCCCTATCTGCGCGCCCGGCAGACCGCCGAGCTGGCCCTGGCCGGCACCCGGATCCCGATGGTCGTCGACGAGCGGCTGCGCGACCGTGAGCTCGGCGTGCTGGACCTGCTCACCAACGCCGGCGTGCTGGCGCGGTTCCCGGACGAGGCGGTGCGGCGGGCACACCTCGGCAAGTACTACTACCGGCCGCCCGGCGGGGAGAACTGGGCCGATGTGCAGCTGCGCCTGCGCTCGCTGCTGCGGGAGCTGCGCGAGGACCACCCGGGCGGGCGCATCCTGCTCTTCGCGCACGAGGCCACCGTCTGGCTGATCCGGGCGCTCGCCGAGGAGCTGGCCGAGCCGGAGCTGATGGCGCTGACCCGCAGCGAGGCGATCGCCAACTGCTCGGTCAGCTCGTGGTGCGGCGACGGCGTCAGCCTGTCGCCGGAACGCTTCAACGACGTCGCGCACCTTCAGGACCACGGCGCGCCGCCGACCGAACAGGAGGAAGTCCGTGCCGACCCGGCCTGA
- a CDS encoding cupin domain-containing protein, translated as MTALAQVVAVDQDEFAATYWGRRPLLSRAADLGGPDGFAALLSADGVDELLSRRGLRTPFLRVAQHGKVLPATRYTGSGGAGAEIADQVHDEQVMRLYAGGATLVLQGLHRLWPPIVDLADRLGAQLRRPLQVNAYLTPPASQGFATHYDTHDVFVLQAEGEKRWCVHPPVLPDPLEQQPWGGHADEVAATAEGEPALDVVLHPGDALYLPRGWLHSARSQTSRSLHLTVGIRGLTRYALVEELLLAAAADPRLRAGLAYGTDLTDPETVATELTATIDALRAWLPTADPAMIAGRLRERTWSQTRPAPLRPLAQHDFAAGLTPLDEVAVRPGLRWTLERAGDQVILQLTGRHLRLPERCAAALRHALDGRVHRVGDLPLPDDADRLVLARRLLTEGVLVPGG; from the coding sequence ATGACCGCTCTCGCCCAGGTCGTCGCCGTCGACCAGGACGAGTTCGCGGCCACCTACTGGGGGCGCCGTCCCCTGCTGTCCCGGGCCGCCGACCTCGGCGGCCCGGACGGTTTCGCCGCTTTGCTCTCGGCCGACGGCGTCGACGAACTGCTGAGCCGGCGCGGCCTGCGTACCCCGTTCCTGCGGGTGGCCCAGCACGGCAAGGTGCTTCCCGCCACTCGCTACACCGGCAGCGGCGGGGCCGGCGCCGAGATCGCCGACCAGGTCCACGACGAGCAGGTGATGCGTCTGTACGCCGGCGGCGCCACCCTGGTCCTCCAGGGACTGCACCGCCTCTGGCCGCCGATCGTCGACCTGGCCGACCGGCTCGGCGCGCAGCTGCGCCGCCCGCTGCAGGTGAACGCCTACCTGACCCCGCCGGCCAGCCAGGGCTTCGCCACCCACTACGACACCCATGACGTGTTCGTGCTCCAGGCCGAGGGCGAGAAACGCTGGTGCGTCCACCCGCCGGTGCTCCCCGACCCGCTGGAGCAGCAGCCGTGGGGCGGGCACGCCGACGAGGTCGCCGCCACCGCCGAGGGCGAACCGGCGCTGGACGTGGTGCTGCACCCGGGCGACGCGCTCTACCTGCCGCGCGGCTGGCTGCACTCGGCCCGCTCGCAGACCTCCCGGTCACTGCACCTGACCGTCGGCATCCGGGGCCTGACCAGGTACGCGCTGGTCGAGGAACTCCTGCTCGCCGCGGCCGCGGATCCGCGACTGCGGGCGGGGTTGGCGTACGGAACGGATCTGACCGACCCGGAGACCGTCGCCACCGAGCTCACCGCGACCATCGACGCGCTGCGGGCCTGGCTGCCGACCGCGGACCCGGCGATGATCGCCGGACGGCTGCGCGAGCGGACCTGGTCGCAGACCCGCCCCGCGCCGTTGCGCCCGCTCGCCCAGCACGACTTCGCCGCCGGGCTCACCCCGCTCGACGAGGTGGCCGTCCGGCCCGGTCTGCGCTGGACCCTGGAGCGCGCCGGTGACCAGGTGATCCTCCAGCTCACCGGGCGGCATCTGCGCCTGCCGGAGCGGTGTGCGGCGGCGCTGCGGCACGCGCTCGACGGGCGGGTGCACCGGGTCGGTGACCTGCCGCTGCCGGACGACGCGGACCGCTTGGTGCTGGCCCGCCGGCTGCTCACCGAGGGTGTGCTCGTCCCCGGTGGCTGA